The following coding sequences are from one Deinococcus aerius window:
- a CDS encoding NAD-dependent epimerase/dehydratase family protein: MTPASSPTALLLGANGFLGGHLHRALREAGLDVRLPPAHTDLTALPEAEWAALLGGAGVIVNAAGRTGGDLPALTRANVLLPARVLDGAARTGARVVHLASAAEYGPVPEGHTSREDDPTCPVSPYGATKLAGTLLLDEAARAGRVDALALRLTNPVGAGMNAGTLPGRAARELRAADGQTPVRFGPLGARRDFVAVRDVTRAVLHVLPGQPGAELRGVVNVGSGEARPVRDLVTVLARLCGFTGEWHEDAPGSPRSGDVPYQRADLTRLNATGFTPLHSLEDALAELLAALPAPPIPQGAP; the protein is encoded by the coding sequence ATGACGCCCGCCTCCTCCCCCACCGCCCTGCTGCTCGGCGCGAACGGCTTTCTCGGCGGGCACCTCCACCGCGCGCTGAGGGAGGCCGGGCTGGACGTGCGCCTGCCCCCCGCCCACACCGACCTGACGGCCCTACCGGAGGCCGAGTGGGCCGCCCTGCTGGGCGGCGCGGGCGTGATCGTGAACGCGGCGGGACGGACGGGGGGGGACCTCCCGGCACTGACGCGGGCGAACGTCCTCCTCCCCGCCCGGGTGCTGGACGGCGCGGCGCGCACGGGTGCCCGGGTCGTCCACCTCGCCTCCGCCGCCGAGTACGGCCCGGTCCCCGAGGGGCACACCTCGCGCGAGGACGACCCCACCTGTCCCGTCTCGCCCTACGGGGCGACGAAGCTCGCCGGGACGCTGCTGCTCGACGAGGCCGCCCGCGCGGGCCGGGTGGACGCCCTCGCCCTGCGCCTGACCAACCCGGTCGGGGCGGGCATGAACGCGGGCACCCTGCCGGGCCGGGCGGCGCGGGAGTTGCGGGCGGCAGACGGACAAACCCCGGTGCGCTTCGGCCCGCTCGGCGCCCGGCGCGACTTCGTGGCCGTCCGGGACGTGACCCGCGCGGTGCTGCACGTCCTGCCCGGTCAGCCCGGCGCCGAACTCCGCGGCGTGGTGAACGTCGGCAGCGGCGAGGCCCGGCCCGTGCGCGACCTCGTGACCGTCCTCGCCCGGCTGTGCGGCTTCACGGGCGAGTGGCACGAGGACGCCCCCGGCAGCCCCCGCAGCGGGGACGTGCCCTACCAGCGCGCCGACCTCACACGCCTGAACGCTACCGGTTTCACCCCCCTCCACTCCCTCGAAGACGCCCTGGCCGAGCTGCTCGCGGCCCTTCCCGCCCCCCCGATCCCCCAAGGAGCCCCATGA
- the trxA gene encoding thioredoxin, whose translation MSDVAVCVHCGAKNRLGTPPAGQVPVCGRCGHPLPWLLSASDATFGAEVTASVPVLVDFWAEWCGPCRAVAPVLEDLAREHAGKLKVVKLDVDRNPDVSGRYGVRSIPTLILFEHGRPAETWVGALPKGTLSARLAPYLRQGGGGEAAR comes from the coding sequence GTGAGTGACGTTGCGGTGTGCGTCCACTGCGGGGCGAAAAATCGCCTGGGCACCCCTCCCGCCGGGCAGGTGCCGGTGTGCGGGCGCTGCGGTCACCCCCTGCCCTGGCTGCTCAGCGCCTCGGACGCGACGTTCGGGGCCGAGGTCACGGCGTCCGTCCCGGTGCTCGTGGACTTCTGGGCCGAGTGGTGCGGCCCCTGCCGGGCGGTCGCGCCCGTGTTGGAGGACCTGGCGCGCGAACATGCCGGGAAACTCAAGGTGGTCAAGCTCGACGTGGACCGCAACCCGGACGTGTCGGGGCGCTACGGGGTCCGCAGCATCCCCACCCTGATCCTCTTCGAGCATGGTCGCCCGGCGGAGACGTGGGTGGGCGCGCTGCCCAAGGGGACGCTCAGCGCCCGGCTGGCGCCCTATCTGCGGCAGGGAGGCGGGGGGGAAGCGGCCAGATAA
- a CDS encoding alpha/beta hydrolase — MALDPHLKEVLLQMAAAPQPNGLEELRAAVIANAARSPKRPVEIAGTRDLTIPGPASDLPARLYTPVGEGPHPLTVYFHGGGFVAYSIETHDSVCRELCAGANSAVLSVEYRLAPEHRFPAGVEDAYAALLWAAAHGEELGADSSRLAVAGDSAGASLAIACTLRARDEGGPRIRAQLLIYPAVDFVNTGRYPSRRENAEGFFLTEERMRFFAQMYLEDPEHGAHPHVSPLHAAGLHDLPPALVMTAEFDPLRDEGAAYAEALQAAGVRADHLPGPGMIHGFANMTAFSPAAAGLLDRAAGWLGAELGTRQESARE; from the coding sequence ATGGCCCTCGATCCCCACCTCAAGGAAGTCCTCCTCCAGATGGCCGCCGCCCCCCAGCCGAATGGACTGGAGGAGCTGCGTGCCGCCGTGATCGCCAACGCCGCCCGCAGCCCGAAGCGTCCAGTGGAAATCGCCGGGACGCGCGACCTCACCATTCCGGGCCCGGCCTCCGACCTGCCCGCCCGGCTGTACACGCCGGTAGGGGAGGGGCCGCACCCGCTCACCGTCTATTTCCACGGGGGCGGCTTCGTCGCGTACTCCATCGAGACGCACGACAGCGTGTGCCGCGAGCTGTGTGCGGGGGCGAACTCAGCGGTGCTGAGCGTCGAGTACCGCCTCGCGCCCGAACACCGCTTTCCCGCCGGGGTGGAGGACGCCTACGCCGCCCTGCTCTGGGCCGCCGCGCACGGGGAGGAGCTGGGCGCCGACTCCTCCCGCCTTGCCGTGGCCGGGGACAGCGCCGGGGCGAGCCTCGCCATCGCCTGCACCCTGCGCGCCCGCGACGAGGGTGGCCCCCGCATCCGCGCCCAACTGCTGATCTACCCCGCCGTGGACTTCGTGAACACCGGGCGTTACCCCAGCCGCCGCGAGAACGCCGAGGGGTTCTTCCTGACGGAGGAGCGGATGCGCTTCTTCGCGCAGATGTATCTCGAAGACCCTGAACATGGGGCGCATCCGCACGTCTCGCCGCTGCACGCCGCCGGGCTTCACGACCTGCCCCCCGCCCTGGTCATGACCGCCGAGTTCGACCCCCTGCGCGACGAGGGCGCGGCCTACGCCGAGGCCCTTCAAGCGGCGGGGGTCCGCGCCGACCACCTCCCCGGCCCCGGCATGATCCACGGCTTTGCCAACATGACGGCCTTCTCGCCCGCTGCGGCTGGGCTGCTCGACCGCGCGGCGGGGTGGCTGGGGGCGGAACTGGGGACACGGCAGGAGAGCGCCCGTGAGTGA
- a CDS encoding Agd3-related carbohydrate-binding protein has product MKSLSPLLPLTLLLALTACGGGPSATTPTPDTSGEIVGENGVKLSEITRYGEPLHAGHHHPVTPAGAVPGAPPGVVGPQSLGGAARPDLSGARLGPATVPHGAALRAQALPANAQTNKVALRILVLHAGAGDFGLGPARALLRQHGIPFDTLDATTQALTPERLVGPDGVGRYAGVILASNALTTESSPGMYTSALDDSEWATLFGYEAAFKVRQLALFGYPGVTPEDYGLRAVPGTETANTDASVTTAGRGVFTDLTNQAVPVRLAYTYPSRVESVPGVSTQPLLQDASGNVLAVTSTAADGRERLLLTMAENEYMNHTQLLGPGLIGWLTRGVFLGEYRRFLGVDIDDWFAADDRYDAATRTLAADSYRLGVSDALATKAQQETVRRDFPVAANFRYAIMYNGLGADVLAPRTCTPGSNVRDPLSAVSKCLRSDFDWVNHTRDHPLMDVMNRQDSFEQIFQNTLIGLFMGLKLSEKSLVTGEMSGLGYKEPADGQPKQDYGLAASNPAMLQAAQASGVRYLASNRSVASQWNANCPSCGIYHPMNTNILLVPRWPVNVYYYATTPDEAVTSYNAVYGPGGTAPYWPSNLTYPQFLDRESDLGFQHVLSGAAWPHYMHQTNLNQYAPGHSLATDWVRAVLTKYAAASTLPLNTLRWNDLGAYVDARTRYEGAKDGLTAVWDRSTNTVRVSSASGTPRIFMTGTAGPAGASVETYGGRSIALFPVGTGGTTVTVTPR; this is encoded by the coding sequence ATGAAATCCCTCTCCCCCCTCCTGCCCCTGACGCTTCTCCTCGCCCTGACCGCCTGCGGTGGAGGTCCCTCCGCGACGACGCCAACCCCCGACACGAGCGGTGAGATCGTGGGCGAGAACGGCGTCAAGCTCAGCGAGATCACCCGCTATGGCGAGCCGCTCCACGCGGGCCACCATCATCCCGTGACTCCCGCCGGGGCAGTCCCCGGTGCCCCTCCCGGCGTCGTGGGTCCGCAGAGCCTGGGCGGGGCCGCACGCCCCGACCTGAGCGGCGCCCGGCTCGGCCCCGCCACGGTTCCCCATGGGGCTGCTCTCCGCGCCCAGGCCCTGCCCGCCAACGCGCAGACGAACAAAGTGGCGCTCAGAATCCTGGTGCTGCACGCGGGCGCGGGGGACTTCGGCCTGGGCCCGGCGCGGGCGCTGCTGCGCCAGCACGGCATCCCCTTCGACACCCTGGACGCGACCACCCAGGCGCTGACCCCCGAGCGGCTGGTCGGCCCCGACGGGGTGGGCCGCTACGCGGGCGTCATCCTGGCGAGCAACGCCCTGACGACTGAGAGTTCGCCCGGCATGTACACGAGCGCCCTGGACGACTCGGAATGGGCCACCCTGTTCGGGTACGAGGCGGCCTTCAAGGTCCGGCAGCTCGCCCTCTTCGGCTACCCCGGCGTGACCCCCGAGGACTACGGCCTGCGCGCGGTGCCGGGCACCGAGACGGCGAACACCGACGCCAGCGTGACCACCGCCGGGCGCGGGGTGTTCACCGACCTGACGAACCAGGCCGTGCCCGTGCGCCTGGCCTACACCTACCCCAGCCGGGTGGAGAGCGTGCCCGGCGTGAGCACCCAGCCTCTCCTTCAGGACGCGTCTGGGAACGTCCTGGCCGTCACGAGCACCGCCGCCGACGGGCGCGAGCGGCTGCTGCTCACCATGGCCGAGAACGAGTACATGAACCACACCCAGCTTCTCGGGCCGGGGCTGATCGGGTGGCTCACTCGCGGCGTCTTCCTGGGCGAGTACCGCCGCTTCCTGGGGGTGGACATCGACGACTGGTTCGCCGCCGACGACCGTTACGACGCCGCGACGCGCACCCTCGCCGCCGACAGCTACCGCCTGGGGGTTTCCGACGCCCTGGCGACCAAGGCCCAGCAGGAGACAGTGCGGCGCGACTTCCCCGTGGCCGCGAACTTCCGCTACGCGATCATGTACAACGGCCTGGGCGCGGACGTGCTCGCGCCGCGCACCTGCACGCCGGGCAGCAACGTGAGGGACCCCCTCAGCGCGGTCAGCAAGTGCCTGCGCTCGGATTTCGACTGGGTCAACCACACCCGCGACCACCCGCTGATGGACGTGATGAACCGGCAGGACAGCTTCGAGCAGATTTTCCAGAACACCCTGATCGGGCTCTTTATGGGCCTGAAGCTCAGCGAGAAGAGCCTGGTGACGGGCGAGATGAGCGGGTTGGGGTACAAGGAGCCCGCCGACGGCCAGCCCAAGCAGGACTACGGCCTGGCGGCGAGTAACCCGGCAATGCTCCAGGCCGCGCAGGCGAGCGGCGTGCGCTACCTCGCCTCCAACCGGAGCGTGGCGAGCCAGTGGAACGCCAACTGCCCGAGCTGCGGCATCTACCACCCCATGAACACGAACATTCTGCTGGTGCCGCGCTGGCCGGTCAACGTCTACTACTACGCCACCACCCCCGACGAGGCGGTCACGAGCTACAACGCGGTGTACGGCCCCGGCGGCACCGCCCCCTACTGGCCGAGCAACCTGACCTACCCCCAGTTCCTGGACCGGGAGAGCGACCTGGGCTTCCAGCATGTCCTGTCGGGTGCCGCGTGGCCCCACTACATGCACCAGACGAACCTGAACCAGTACGCCCCCGGCCACAGCCTGGCGACCGACTGGGTCCGCGCCGTGCTGACCAAGTACGCCGCCGCGAGCACCCTGCCCCTGAACACGCTGCGCTGGAACGACCTGGGCGCCTACGTGGACGCCCGCACCCGCTACGAGGGCGCCAAGGACGGCCTCACGGCGGTGTGGGACCGCTCCACGAACACCGTGCGGGTCAGCAGCGCCTCCGGCACCCCCCGCATCTTCATGACGGGCACGGCGGGTCCCGCGGGCGCCAGTGTCGAGACCTACGGCGGGCGCTCCATCGCCCTCTTCCCCGTCGGCACGGGCGGCACCACCGTGACCGTCACCCCGCGCTGA
- a CDS encoding alpha/beta hydrolase family protein: MPSVSPPVIQAEQRVPGGTRLRLEWRVEGDSVPALLLLPNREPGVKVPAALLLHGLTSRGEVMTDSVGQVLLRRGVASLAPDLPLHGSRGNPLELNGLRNPLEAARLWRLALREAGVAAEFLRTHPAVDPGRVAVVGYSLGSFLGAALAAREREVRALVLAAGGDLPLGTPLTTLARTVVDPLRAVRGLGCPLLMVHGRRDPVIRPDQAERLFAAAREPKELRWWNAGHSLPAAAIEDAADWLTRQLGASGQA, encoded by the coding sequence ATGCCGTCCGTCTCCCCTCCCGTCATCCAGGCCGAGCAGCGAGTTCCCGGGGGCACCCGCCTTCGTCTGGAGTGGCGGGTGGAGGGGGACTCCGTGCCCGCCCTCCTCCTGCTGCCGAACAGGGAGCCGGGGGTGAAGGTGCCCGCCGCCCTCCTCCTGCACGGCCTGACCTCGCGCGGGGAGGTGATGACGGACTCGGTGGGGCAGGTGCTGCTGCGACGGGGCGTCGCGTCCCTCGCCCCCGACCTGCCGCTGCACGGCTCGCGCGGCAATCCCCTGGAGCTGAATGGCCTGCGAAACCCGCTGGAGGCGGCCCGGCTGTGGCGCCTCGCCCTGCGGGAGGCGGGGGTCGCCGCAGAGTTCCTGCGGACCCACCCCGCCGTGGACCCGGGGCGGGTGGCCGTGGTGGGGTACTCGCTGGGCTCCTTCCTGGGGGCGGCCCTCGCCGCCCGGGAGCGAGAGGTGAGGGCGCTCGTGCTCGCGGCGGGGGGGGACCTGCCGCTGGGCACCCCGCTCACCACCCTCGCCCGCACGGTCGTGGACCCCCTTCGGGCGGTGCGGGGGCTCGGCTGCCCGCTGCTGATGGTGCATGGCCGCCGCGACCCGGTGATCCGGCCCGACCAGGCCGAGCGACTGTTCGCGGCGGCGCGGGAACCCAAGGAGCTGCGCTGGTGGAACGCCGGGCACAGCCTGCCTGCCGCCGCCATCGAGGACGCGGCGGACTGGCTGACCCGCCAACTGGG
- a CDS encoding histidine phosphatase family protein, with amino-acid sequence MSTLILVRHGQATPFEADTDRLSSLGEAQARAVGTYLAEAGLEPTDVISGSLVRQRESARLACEAAGGGWPEPVTDPRLAEYDGDGLTRTLAPLLAARDPKFDALVRTYEREKHGPERNRHLQRMLEPLTAAYLRGEVAHAGVEAWADFRARVHAFLRELLAGPSGRTVLAFSSGGVIGVTVAAVLRAPDESALTLNWRVRNGSLTRLTYGGGRASLDSFNETAHLTEELSSWR; translated from the coding sequence ATGAGTACCCTGATCCTCGTCCGCCACGGCCAGGCCACGCCCTTCGAGGCCGACACCGACCGCCTTTCGTCACTCGGGGAGGCGCAGGCGCGGGCGGTGGGCACCTATCTGGCGGAGGCCGGGCTGGAGCCGACGGACGTGATCTCGGGCTCCCTCGTCCGGCAACGGGAAAGTGCCCGCCTGGCCTGCGAGGCGGCGGGGGGCGGCTGGCCCGAGCCCGTCACCGACCCCCGCCTCGCGGAGTACGACGGGGACGGCCTGACGCGGACCCTCGCGCCGCTGCTCGCCGCCCGTGACCCGAAGTTTGACGCCCTGGTCCGCACCTACGAGCGCGAAAAGCACGGCCCGGAGCGCAACCGGCACCTTCAGCGGATGCTCGAACCCCTCACCGCCGCCTACCTGCGGGGCGAGGTCGCGCACGCGGGGGTGGAGGCGTGGGCCGACTTCCGTGCCCGCGTCCACGCCTTCCTGCGCGAACTCCTCGCCGGACCCTCGGGCCGCACCGTCCTCGCCTTTTCCTCGGGCGGCGTGATCGGCGTCACCGTCGCCGCCGTGCTGCGCGCCCCCGATGAGAGTGCGCTCACCCTCAACTGGCGTGTTCGCAACGGCAGCCTCACCCGGCTGACCTACGGTGGGGGCCGCGCCAGCCTCGACTCGTTCAACGAGACCGCCCACCTCACCGAAGAACTCTCGTCCTGGCGCTAA
- a CDS encoding NAD-dependent 4,6-dehydratase LegB, whose amino-acid sequence MTHTAASLPTVSRSSSGRPLVAVTGADGFIGSHLTEELVRAGYRVRAMAIYNSQGSYGWLDTLEPEVLEHVEVQLGDVRDAGSVRALMGGAHTVYHLAALIAIPYSYVAPRSYVETNITGTLNVLEAARDLGTRRVVHTSTSEVYGTARTVPIHESHPLQGQSPYSATKIGADKLAESYHLSFGLPVVTLRPFNTYGPRQSARAVIPTVISQIAAGRTEIRLGDLRPTRDFNFVADTARAFRAVGEAGDEVLGRVLNAGSGREISVGDTVRLIAQVMGREVEVVQEDIRLRPEGSEVMRLLADASALRDLTGWAPEVSLEEGLRRTAEWFTNPAHLARYRVGEYTV is encoded by the coding sequence ATGACCCACACCGCCGCCTCCCTCCCCACCGTCTCCCGCTCCTCCTCCGGGCGCCCGCTCGTCGCCGTGACCGGCGCGGACGGCTTCATCGGGTCGCACCTCACCGAGGAACTCGTCCGGGCGGGCTACCGCGTCCGCGCGATGGCGATCTACAACTCGCAGGGCTCGTACGGCTGGCTCGACACGCTGGAACCCGAGGTGCTGGAGCACGTTGAAGTGCAGCTCGGCGACGTGCGCGACGCGGGCAGCGTGCGGGCATTGATGGGGGGGGCGCACACGGTGTACCACCTCGCGGCGCTCATCGCCATCCCGTACTCCTACGTGGCGCCGCGCTCCTACGTGGAGACGAACATCACCGGCACCCTCAACGTGCTGGAGGCCGCCCGCGACCTCGGCACCCGGCGGGTCGTCCACACGAGCACCAGCGAGGTGTACGGCACCGCCCGCACCGTGCCCATCCACGAGTCGCACCCCCTCCAGGGCCAGTCGCCGTACTCGGCCACCAAGATCGGGGCGGACAAGCTCGCGGAGAGTTACCACCTCAGCTTCGGGCTGCCCGTGGTGACCCTGCGGCCCTTCAACACCTACGGGCCAAGGCAGTCGGCCCGCGCGGTGATCCCCACCGTGATCAGCCAGATCGCGGCGGGCCGCACCGAGATCCGGCTGGGCGACCTGCGCCCCACCCGCGACTTCAACTTCGTGGCCGACACCGCCCGCGCCTTCCGCGCCGTGGGCGAGGCCGGGGACGAGGTGCTGGGCCGGGTCCTGAACGCCGGGTCGGGCCGCGAGATCAGCGTGGGGGACACCGTGCGCCTGATCGCGCAGGTCATGGGCCGCGAGGTCGAGGTCGTGCAGGAGGACATCCGCCTGCGCCCCGAGGGCTCCGAGGTCATGCGCCTGCTCGCCGACGCCTCGGCCCTGCGCGACCTCACCGGCTGGGCACCCGAGGTTTCGCTGGAAGAGGGCCTGCGCCGCACCGCCGAGTGGTTCACCAACCCCGCCCACCTCGCCCGCTACCGGGTGGGCGAGTACACCGTCTGA
- a CDS encoding MJ1477/TM1410 family putative glycoside hydrolase, which translates to MFRPVLLLAALLCGCAAADGSSSRTDTAPSRHAQLAAVRTWGVQLTGYGDAGLRGVRDSSFDLVVVDPTRWGDGGAWTPAEVREAARGRLLIAYLSLGAAENFRAYWQPGWRPGQPAWLLRPDPDWPGNYDVAYWDPAWQALALRELDRVIDQGFHGAYLDLIDAYELHPDRPTAAAEMVAWVCRAAAHARARDPEFLIIPQNAAALIRDPRYAACVDATGQEETFVYATNRPTDSERQVGQLALYRLWRAAGKPVLTLDYASDPALVRATYERARASGLVPYVTDVGLDRLPPGR; encoded by the coding sequence ATGTTCCGCCCCGTCCTCCTTCTCGCCGCGCTGCTGTGTGGCTGTGCCGCCGCCGACGGCAGTTCCAGCCGCACGGACACCGCTCCCTCCCGTCACGCCCAGCTCGCCGCCGTCCGCACCTGGGGTGTCCAGCTCACCGGGTACGGCGACGCGGGGCTGCGCGGCGTGCGGGACTCCTCCTTTGATCTCGTCGTCGTGGACCCCACCCGCTGGGGGGACGGGGGGGCCTGGACCCCGGCGGAGGTGCGGGAGGCTGCGCGCGGGCGCCTCCTGATCGCCTACCTCAGCCTGGGGGCCGCCGAGAACTTCCGCGCGTACTGGCAGCCGGGGTGGAGGCCGGGCCAGCCCGCGTGGCTGCTGCGCCCCGACCCCGACTGGCCCGGCAACTACGACGTGGCGTACTGGGACCCGGCGTGGCAGGCCCTCGCCCTGCGCGAACTCGACCGGGTGATCGACCAGGGCTTCCACGGCGCGTACCTCGACCTGATCGACGCCTACGAACTCCACCCGGATAGGCCCACCGCCGCCGCCGAGATGGTGGCGTGGGTCTGCCGCGCCGCCGCCCACGCCCGGGCCCGCGACCCCGAGTTCCTGATCATCCCGCAAAACGCCGCGGCCCTTATCCGAGACCCCCGCTACGCCGCCTGTGTGGACGCGACCGGGCAGGAGGAGACGTTCGTGTACGCCACGAATCGGCCCACCGACTCGGAACGTCAGGTGGGCCAGCTCGCGCTCTACCGGTTGTGGCGGGCGGCGGGCAAGCCGGTCCTGACCCTGGACTACGCCTCGGACCCGGCCCTCGTGCGCGCGACGTACGAACGGGCGCGGGCCTCGGGGCTGGTGCCGTACGTGACAGACGTGGGGCTCGACCGGCTGCCGCCGGGACGCTGA
- a CDS encoding nucleotidyltransferase family protein yields the protein MHAVILAGGKGTRLRPYTTCVPKPLVPIGDTYSILEIVLMQLRRSGFTGVTLAIGHMGHLIRAFVGDGSRYGLTVTYTDEETPLGTIGPVLNVLDTLPEHFLIMNGDVLTDLDYGTFLRRHTRSGRPVTVATYRREIRSEFGVLDVDGEGGESSIVAFREKPTVQFQVSMGVYAMTRETLRRYTPGQVLGFDTLMLDLLAAGEHPGSDLFGGYWLDIGRPEDYDTANAQWPSMAPVLLPDLVQGSAAD from the coding sequence ATGCACGCAGTGATTCTCGCCGGAGGTAAAGGGACCCGCCTGCGCCCGTACACGACCTGCGTTCCCAAGCCCCTCGTGCCTATCGGGGACACCTACTCGATCCTGGAGATCGTGCTGATGCAACTGCGGCGCTCGGGCTTCACGGGCGTCACCCTCGCCATCGGGCACATGGGGCACCTCATCCGCGCCTTCGTCGGCGACGGCAGCCGCTACGGCCTGACGGTCACCTACACCGACGAGGAGACGCCGCTGGGCACCATCGGGCCGGTCCTCAACGTGCTGGACACCCTGCCCGAACACTTCCTGATCATGAACGGGGACGTGCTCACCGACCTCGACTACGGGACCTTCCTGCGCCGCCACACCCGCAGCGGGCGGCCCGTCACGGTGGCGACCTACCGCCGCGAGATTCGCAGCGAGTTCGGGGTGCTGGACGTGGACGGGGAAGGCGGCGAGAGCAGCATCGTCGCCTTCCGGGAAAAGCCCACCGTGCAGTTCCAGGTCAGCATGGGCGTGTACGCGATGACACGGGAAACGCTGCGGCGCTACACGCCCGGGCAGGTCCTCGGCTTCGACACCCTGATGCTCGACCTGCTCGCCGCCGGGGAACACCCGGGAAGCGACCTCTTCGGCGGCTACTGGCTCGATATCGGGCGCCCCGAGGACTACGACACCGCGAACGCCCAGTGGCCGAGCATGGCGCCCGTGCTGCTCCCCGACCTCGTGCAGGGCAGCGCGGCGGACTGA